A window of Sporohalobacter salinus genomic DNA:
GATAAAATGACACCTAGAGAAAGAATGGAGGCATTTTCTGAGGGAAAAGAGATTGATAGGATTCCTTGTGCTCCTTTTTTAGGAGAAAGTTGTGCTCCATTGATTGGTACAACAATAGCAGAGTATAATCATTCTAGTGAATTAATAGCGGAGTTAGGTATTAAAAGTTTTGAGATGTTTAGGCCAGACAGTATTAGTACTGGTCCTGGATTACAAGGAATTCCAGAAGCTATGGGTAGTGAGGTTGCTTTTCCTACAAATAGTACTCCTTATATTAGTAAGCCATTTTTAGATGATTATAATAAATTGGATCAACTATCCCCAATAGAACCTTATCAAGATGGCAGAATACACTTGTTTTTGGAAGGGCTTAAGAAGATAAAAAATGAGGTTGGTAGTGAGGTTATTGTAGGGAGTTCTGTTGGTGGTCCTTTTACTACAGCCGCTTTTATGAGAGGACCTGAAAATTTTTTGAAAGACTTGAATAAGAATCCAGAAGGAGTACATAAGTTATTGAAAATTACAACAGAGAGTGTTTTAAGATATATTGATGCAGTATGTGATTTAGATATGACTCCAAGCATTGCTGAGCCTACAGCATCGAGTACGCTTATTAGTTCTAGAATGTTTACTAAATTTGCTCAACCTTACTTGAAAGAATGCATGAATAGGGTAGCTAAGCGGCGCGGGAGTGCGAGCACATTACATATTTGTGGTCAGACAAAGCCTATTTGGAATGAGATGGTTGATGCAAGTATTGCTAATTTAAGCTTAGATAATGAAGAAGATTTAGCAGAAGCTAAAACTGAAGTAGGAGATAAAGTCTGTTTAATAGGTAATGTCAAACCTGTTGAGACTATGCTTAGAGGGAATAAAGAAGATATATTTGCTGAAGCTAAAGAATGTATAGCAAAAGCTTATGACAATCCAAATGGTTTTATATTGAGTACAGGTTGTGATGTTCCTGTTGGTACTTCAGTTGAAAATATAGTTGCTTTAATGGATGCTGCTAGATTTTATGGTCAATATCCTGTTGAAGTTTAATAACATAAATGTTAAAATGGCTTGAAAATA
This region includes:
- a CDS encoding uroporphyrinogen decarboxylase family protein; the encoded protein is MFDIPEDKMTPRERMEAFSEGKEIDRIPCAPFLGESCAPLIGTTIAEYNHSSELIAELGIKSFEMFRPDSISTGPGLQGIPEAMGSEVAFPTNSTPYISKPFLDDYNKLDQLSPIEPYQDGRIHLFLEGLKKIKNEVGSEVIVGSSVGGPFTTAAFMRGPENFLKDLNKNPEGVHKLLKITTESVLRYIDAVCDLDMTPSIAEPTASSTLISSRMFTKFAQPYLKECMNRVAKRRGSASTLHICGQTKPIWNEMVDASIANLSLDNEEDLAEAKTEVGDKVCLIGNVKPVETMLRGNKEDIFAEAKECIAKAYDNPNGFILSTGCDVPVGTSVENIVALMDAARFYGQYPVEV